A segment of the Luteolibacter arcticus genome:
GAAGCTGAAGTTCGCTGGCAGGGACCACGTGAATTCGAGGGAAGGGTTGAAGGTGCCGCCTTCGAGGTCGTTGCCATCGCCCCAGACGTCCAGGCCGTAGGAAACGAAGTGCGAGTTAAGGTCGAGGTTCAGGGTGCCGGCCCATTTTTTCTCAGACTCGGGTGCCGCGGTGATGGTTGTCGTGGTGGTTTCGGCATCGCCCGCCATGGACGCGGCCGTGCCGAGCAGGGAGGCGATCAAGACGCTGGCGAACACGGAGGACTTCACAGGTTTCATCATGGTTGTTCGGTATGGTTGGTGCGGTGGGAGACTTCCCCGCCAAACCGCAGGAGCATTCGCGTGGCCATCCGTGCCAACTGCGGGATGTACATGACAGGAAACCGAATCCTGCCTAACAGGCGGATTCATGCGCCATCCTCATGCATCTGGAGATTGCGGTACGATGCGGCAGGAATGGCGTCGAAACCCGCAATTTCATGCAATGAGCCTGCCGAGCCGCGGCATCGGCTGGTGGCTTGCTTCATAGAGCAAGCGCCGCAATTCGCCGATCAAGGCGCGCGCCGCGAGGCTATCGGCACACAAGGCGCGCACGATGTGGACGCTCTCAAATAGCGGTCCGTGGCCGAGGTAAGTGCGCTCGCCATGGAGCGCATCGAGTTCGGCGGCAGGCCATGCGTCGGCAGCCATGGTGACGTAGACGGTCACGTAGTGCGCCGCGGGAAACTTCTCGCGCAAGGCGGTGAGGCTATGATCGCCGGGCTTCAGCTCGAAGCGCTCGCGGGCGACTAGCTTCCCCTGGGCGATGAGGTCGAGTTCCCAGCGCAGGCTTTCATAAGCGAAGACCTCACCGCGTGCGACGCGACCGGGTGCGATCCATTCGAAGAAGAGCAGGTCGGCGTTTTCCTCGAGTTGAATTTCCGTGCGTTGGAAGTAGCGCGCTCCCGCCTGTGGAATGAACGGCTCAGGAATCCATTCCATGAACGCGCCGCTCTCGACCGTCAGCCGCTGTTGGCAGACCGCCGGACTCTCACTGCGAGCGCGATAAACGCGCGAGGAACCCGGCGTGCTGAGGACAAGCCGAGTGCTTTTGCCAGCTGTAATATCGAGGTCGAGCCGGTCGCCATCGAAGAAGCCCGCGGTGGGATTCACGAGATGAACAAGCAGCGACCCCGACTCCACGTGCGCCTTGCTGAGATGGATCGGTGCGCGGAAGGACTGGCGCGAGAGGAATGGCGTGCCGTCGCCCCGCACATCGCTGCGGAGGTCGAGGTGGCCGCGGATGCTGCGACCTGTCACTGGGAACGCGGAATTCATTCCGCCCGAGTCCTCCCTTCATGCGGACTTGATCCGGTGCCCCAACCTATTCCGGCGCTGGAGAATCTCCATTCAGCAGGCGTCTTACACAGCCCCGCCTTCACGGGATTCTCACGGATGTATGCCACCGCGTTATGAAAGTGGTCCAAGTCCCGGATAAACCGGTCGTGATAGTCCTCCAGCCACAATGAGCCGCTGCGACCAAGCAGCCGGTTGATCTGAATGGCGGCCGGAGCTTTCCAGCCTTTCACGATTTGTCCCAAGGCGATTTCACCCGTCAAGCGAACCAACACATGCACGTGATTCGGCATGATGCACCATTCGATGAGCTTGTAGGCTCCATCGTGGCCGGCTAGAAGCAAACCTTGGACGATTGCCGCGCACTCGTGCATTGCGAGCACGCCTGAGCCGTGGCCGGCATCTTCGTAACGCGCGATGCGGCGATGCAGGTCTGTCTGGGCCCGCGGGGAAAGATGTCGCTCCGAACCTCCCAAGGAACCGGCCAGCTCTCTCCTCCACTCTTCGATCACAGACGTAGGGAGCGCGTCGCCCAGCCTGAACGTGATGGCCTGCACCGAGTCTTCGAAGTCCCAGTGAGGCAGGTAGCCACGATCATGGATGCCCTTGTGCACCGTGGAGATATTTGAAGAATGGGATTTATTCCGCGAGTTCGAAAAAGGCGAAAGACAGGCGGAATAAATTCCGCGCTCCCAGTGGGCATTAGACAAAGAGATACTCATGCTTCAGCCAGGCGAGGAGCTCGTCCTTGCCCTTCTCCGATTTCAAATCCGCGAACAGGAAGGGCCGCGTGCCGCGCTGCTTCGCGGAATCGGCCGCCATCACCTCGAGGTCCGCACCGACGTAGGGCGCGAGCTCGGTCTTATTGATGAGCAGCAGGTCGCTGGTGCGGATGGCGGGGCCGCCCTTGCGCGGGATCTTGTCTCCCTCGGCCACGTCGATGACGTAGATGTAGGCATCCACTAGTTCGGGGGAGAAGGTGGCGGAGAGATTGTCGCCGCCGCTTTCGATGAGGATCAGCTTCAGGTCCGGGTGCGCGCGTTCGAGGTCCACCACGGCGGCCATGTTCATGCTGATGTCGTCGCGGATCGCGGTGTGCGGGCAGCCGCCCGTTTCCACGCCGCGGACGCGGTCGGCGGGCAGCACGCCGGCACGCAGCAGGAACTCGGCGTCCTCGCGCGTGTAGATGTCATTGGTGATCACTGCGAGCGAGAGCTCGTCCTTCAGCCACTGCGAAAGCCGCAGCACGCACATCGTTTTGCCGGAGCCGACGGGACCACCGACGCCGAGGCGAAAGGGACGCTTGGGGGTAGATTCAGGAGATGAAGAGTCGGGCATCGGCACGGGCATGGCGGAGCGAGGCAATTTCTAACAGAGGATTGAACCACCCGTCGGGCGGACGGGAGAGCGAGCAGTCGAGATCAGCACCAAGCCGGTCGAGCGTGCGGCGGACGATCGACTGGCAAGCGGTCTGGCCGATCCGCAGCAGCTTCATCGACGCCGTCGCAAAGCCGGTGACCGTCTGGAACGCGAAGGCCCGCGCCGCGAAGGCGACCGGCAGTGATGAAAGCTCGATCGCGGTCACCACGAGATGGTGGCTGAAAGGGCAGGCGGCATGGTGGCTTTCCACCAGCGGCGATGGCGAAAGCTGCCGTAGCAGCTCCAGCCGCCGCGAGCCGATGCGCCGAGAAGCATCGCGCGTCTCGGCGGGCAAGCGCCAAGCATCCAGCTCGGCATCCAACTCTAACAGACCCGCGGCATCCTCCTTCAAAGCCGCCTCATGGGCCCGAAGGAAGTAAGGCAGCTCGAAGGTGAGCAGAGCCGGCACGATCTGCGTTTCGAGAAATCGCTCCAGTCCCGCGGCGTCCTTCACCGTTCCGCACTCGACCAATTCCTCCAGCCCGAAGGAATGCGCATACGCTCCCGAGGGATACTGGGAGTCGTTCGCCTGCATCAGCCACAGCAGCGCATCTCTTTCGTGGCGGAACGACTGCGTCGTTCCGGCTGGGGGCGGCGGGTCCAGAGACTCGGAAGTCCGTGATCCGGGTGGCCTCTCCTCACGGAACGGCGCAGCCGTTCCGCTAGATGACGGGTCAGACGGCATGGGCCATGGCCTTGAGGGGTTGGAAAAGCACGGCCGGCTCGGTGAAGGCCCAACCTTCCCGGTCTAACAACTGTGCCATCGCCTCATCGTGCAGCACGCGGATGCGGTCATCGAAAATCTGTGCCGGCAGATGCAGGTTGCCGGTCTTCCATGCAACCAGCGCGGCATGGGCCGGGCTTTCGAATGGCACCTCGTACACGACCTCGGGAAGCTGCCGGACGATGTAGTCCTTCCCGTCCTGCTGGAAGACCACGCCGCCATCGGCGAGCCGGCTTTCCAGATCGAAGCCGAACTCAGTGCCATCCTCCGCGATGCCGCGCCAGCGACGCTTCAGGAACTGGCGGCGCTCCGCAGCCAGCACCACCTGCTCCTCCGGCGGGCGGGAGGAGGCAGGTTCAAGCATGCGTGTGACGAGCTGCATCATCGGCGGGATCGCCCATGAGCAGCCCTCATGCCGAATTAGGATTGCTGCGTGTCCACCAGCACCATCCACGACACGCCGAAGCGGTCGATCAGCATGCCGAAGGCCGGCGAGAAGAAGGTTTCCACCATCGGAGCGCACACCTGCCCGCCGTCGCTGAGCACGCCGAAGATTCGCTCGGCCTCGGCCTTTTCCTTCACGGAGATCGAGAGCGAAAAGCCGTCGAACTTGGTCTTGCCCTCACAGTTGCCGTCGGAGGCCATGATCAGGCTCTCGCCGATCTTGAAGGAGGCGTGCATGATCTTTTCCGGATCGGGCGCGTTTCCACCGGGGCCGCAGTTGGCGGGCACCGGGCTATCCTTGAAGCGCATCGCCATCACCACCTGGGCGCCGAGGTTCTCCTGATAGAAGGTAAGGGCCTCCTGGCAGCGGCCGTCGAAGAACAGGTAGGGTTGGACGATCATGATTGGGTAGGAGATTTCAGCGGTTGGCGAGTCCGGCGAATTGCTTGCGAGCGACCCACAGCAGGTAGAGGGCGGCCACACAGGCGATCGGGGTCAGGAACGGCTTCTCAAAGATGCCCGCTCCGTTGGTGACGAAGATGTGGAAGGCGAGGATGTTGATAAGGATGGGGCCCAGGATCAGCAGCCCGAAGTTCCGGGTGCGCGGGATGATGACAAGGATCGCGCCGATGAGCTCGAAAGCCTTCACGAAGGTCATGTAACCCGTCGGCCCAAAGGCGGCCATGAAGTGTGCGGGCGGGCTTCCTTCCGGCGGAAGCGGTTGGTCCGGCATGAGCTTGAAGAAGAACATCAGAGAGGCCATCAGGAAGATGGCCCCGAGGAGGCCGCCGGCGATGCAAGGCAGGTATTTCATGGTGTGGATTTCAGGTGGTTTTCGAGGCGGTCGAAGTTTTCCTCGTTCGCCTTCAGGATGAAGTCGCGGATCTTTTCACCGGCCGCGGCGGGTTCAAATGCCATCTTCCAGGTCAGCCGCGTGCCGCCGGCTTCCTCCTCCCAAGTGATGGTCATGGTGAAGTCGTGCATCGGCTGTGAATGCCGGAAGACGACGCGCTCCGGCTCCACGACTTCGAGGAACTCCTTGTCGTTTTCGTAGTTCGCGCCGTCCGGGCCGTGCAGGGTGAGGCGGAAGCGCCCGCCGGGCCGCAAGTCGAATTCGTGGATCGTGCTGGTGAACCCATTCGGTCCCCACCAGAAGGCGAGGCGGGCAGGGTCGCGGAAGGCATCGAAGACCGCGTTCCGCGGGAACAGGATCAAGCGGGTGGAAACGATGCCGGGGGCGGAGGTGTCGGTCATGGCCGGATGCGGATGCAGAGGTTCGAGTTCCCGACGTTTCACGACGGCTGAACAGGACACATTCAGCACAAAAACCCGTCGTCGGAAATCCCGAGCGTGTCACGGGCTCAACCGAATCCGTGCCCCGGGCGATGTTTAAGGCAATAATCGGCATTGCCGGAGAGTGCGTTTCCACATTAAGCACTTGGATATTTGGCGAATCAAAGGCGTTTGTCGGAGCTGTTCGACAAAAAGCTGGCCTTCGCGCGGTATCGCAATTCACAAGAATCATCATCATGAAGCAAACCCTGCTATTCGCGATGGCGGCCATCGTCGCCCAACCCGCCGCATGGGCCGCCACTCCCCCGAAGAATGGCGAGCACATCGTCCTCCTCGGCAATGGCCTCGGCGAACGTTTCATCGACCACCCGTATTTCGAGGCGGATTTGCAGATGCGCTTCCCGGACAAGCAGCTTGTGGTGCGCAACCTGTGCCGCGTCGGCGATACGCCCGGCTTTCGCCCGCATCCCTCGCGCAAGTCGCAGTGGGCCTTTCCCGGCGCCGAAAAATTCCACCCGCAGCACCAGATCCATGCCGGCCAGGGCAATCACCCGACGCCCGACCAGTGGCTCACGACGGTGAAGGCGGACACCATTCTCGCTTTCTTCGGTTACAACGAGTCCTTCGACGGCCCGGCCGGCCTGGAGAACTTCAAGGGCGAGCTGGACGCCTTCATCACCCACACGCTCGCCCAGAAATACAATGGCAGCGCGGCCCCGCGGCTGGTGCTGGTTTCGCCGA
Coding sequences within it:
- a CDS encoding SRPBCC family protein: MTDTSAPGIVSTRLILFPRNAVFDAFRDPARLAFWWGPNGFTSTIHEFDLRPGGRFRLTLHGPDGANYENDKEFLEVVEPERVVFRHSQPMHDFTMTITWEEEAGGTRLTWKMAFEPAAAGEKIRDFILKANEENFDRLENHLKSTP
- a CDS encoding urease accessory protein UreD, encoding MNSAFPVTGRSIRGHLDLRSDVRGDGTPFLSRQSFRAPIHLSKAHVESGSLLVHLVNPTAGFFDGDRLDLDITAGKSTRLVLSTPGSSRVYRARSESPAVCQQRLTVESGAFMEWIPEPFIPQAGARYFQRTEIQLEENADLLFFEWIAPGRVARGEVFAYESLRWELDLIAQGKLVARERFELKPGDHSLTALREKFPAAHYVTVYVTMAADAWPAAELDALHGERTYLGHGPLFESVHIVRALCADSLAARALIGELRRLLYEASHQPMPRLGRLIA
- a CDS encoding urease accessory protein UreF; protein product: MQANDSQYPSGAYAHSFGLEELVECGTVKDAAGLERFLETQIVPALLTFELPYFLRAHEAALKEDAAGLLELDAELDAWRLPAETRDASRRIGSRRLELLRQLSPSPLVESHHAACPFSHHLVVTAIELSSLPVAFAARAFAFQTVTGFATASMKLLRIGQTACQSIVRRTLDRLGADLDCSLSRPPDGWFNPLLEIASLRHARADARLFIS
- a CDS encoding urease accessory protein UreE; translation: MLEPASSRPPEEQVVLAAERRQFLKRRWRGIAEDGTEFGFDLESRLADGGVVFQQDGKDYIVRQLPEVVYEVPFESPAHAALVAWKTGNLHLPAQIFDDRIRVLHDEAMAQLLDREGWAFTEPAVLFQPLKAMAHAV
- a CDS encoding VOC family protein; protein product: MIVQPYLFFDGRCQEALTFYQENLGAQVVMAMRFKDSPVPANCGPGGNAPDPEKIMHASFKIGESLIMASDGNCEGKTKFDGFSLSISVKEKAEAERIFGVLSDGGQVCAPMVETFFSPAFGMLIDRFGVSWMVLVDTQQS
- a CDS encoding REP-associated tyrosine transposase yields the protein MHKGIHDRGYLPHWDFEDSVQAITFRLGDALPTSVIEEWRRELAGSLGGSERHLSPRAQTDLHRRIARYEDAGHGSGVLAMHECAAIVQGLLLAGHDGAYKLIEWCIMPNHVHVLVRLTGEIALGQIVKGWKAPAAIQINRLLGRSGSLWLEDYHDRFIRDLDHFHNAVAYIRENPVKAGLCKTPAEWRFSSAGIGWGTGSSPHEGRTRAE
- the ureG gene encoding urease accessory protein UreG — its product is MPDSSSPESTPKRPFRLGVGGPVGSGKTMCVLRLSQWLKDELSLAVITNDIYTREDAEFLLRAGVLPADRVRGVETGGCPHTAIRDDISMNMAAVVDLERAHPDLKLILIESGGDNLSATFSPELVDAYIYVIDVAEGDKIPRKGGPAIRTSDLLLINKTELAPYVGADLEVMAADSAKQRGTRPFLFADLKSEKGKDELLAWLKHEYLFV